TTCGCAATTTTATACTTCCGCTGTTTTATTTTATAGATTCAGCAAACTTCTTCTGAAGTGGCAGCATCTCGTCCAGTAAGTTCACGCTAAAGTTCAAAAGTTAATACTGCACAATAAATTCTCATTCATAAGTCTCAGAGAGCGATAATGATCTATGTCCTGTATATAAATTCATCACCATGGTCCGTTTGAAAGTCCTTCAAGGCGctattttaaatgttaaatgttAAGAAATTTAATGGCATTTTCCCCCAGGCTGATCTTTGTTACAAACTATGTCCACGTGTCCATTAAATTTGCCCCACAACTCAATGAAGAGCAGTAACGGATCATATTTCTTCAAATGGTGAATCCAGACATTGTTAATATTTACGTTAGCATCTACAGACCATACTCACCAAGGGGAAGAGCGATGAAGAATGGCAACCAGCAGAGGATGAACATGCCCATGACGATGCCAAGGGTCTTCGCTGCCTTCTTTTCTCTGGAGAACTTGAGAAGACGCACAGACAATGAACTTCTTATATGGTGCCCTTTGGACTTAGGGACGACAAGAGACTCGTCCTGAATGTTCCTACAATGGATGCGCAAAGTCAGCTCCCTGGAGTCCGATGTCTCCTTCATCACCCCAGCCTCCAGGTTCTTGGTAGTCCTTTTGGCCACAATATAGACCCTGAAGTACATCACCAGGATGACAGTTAGGGGGATGTAAAAGGACCCCAGCGAGGAGAAAAGAGCGTAGCCAGGTTCCTCGGTGATTTGGCAGTCCCTCTCATCCGGCGGAGCTGGCTGTTTCCAGCCCAAGAGGGGACCGATAGAGATGACTATGGACAAGACCCACACCCCTACCACAACCAGTACTGCCTTTTTCTCTGTTACAATGGAGGGGTAGCGCAGGGAGTAGCGAACGCCGATATAACGGTCTATTGAAATGGCACACAGGCTCAtgatggaggcagtgcaacagagCACATCAACCGCTGCCCAAATATCACAAAAAATCCTCCCAAAAATCCAGTACCCGAGGATCTCCAGTGTGGCCGAAAAGGGCAGCACCGTTGTGCTTAAGAGCAAGTCTGCGATCGCCAAGTTTATAATAAAGTAGTTTGTGGTTGTTTGTAAGTGTCGGTTGAAAGCTACGGAGAGGATGACTAAAATGTTACCGACCAGCGCGAATAAAATGAAGAGCCCGAGGACCAGCCCGAGGACGGCTCCCTTGGTCGCGTTCAGCGGCGGCGAGGTGCGATTCTGGAAGGTCCCGTTTGAGATGTTGGCCGTCAAGTTCTCATCGTAGAAAAGGGGGTATGGGGATGATCGGTTGTCACCTAAACCTCCATCAGGGTGCACGAAATTCATGTTAACCATCATTCTCCATATCAGCTCATGTGACGGCCAAGCGGCAAAGTCCCATCACAAGTGGATATCCCGAGTCAGGACAGTGGAGGAAAGTTGTTCTGCGGAGAGGACGGGCCACCTTCTTCACTGAGAATCGCACTCTCATCGGTGGAGCTTCCTGCAACCGAGTccgaggagagggggaaggatccACAAGTGGCCCGGGACCAGGTGTGGGGAGGTTACCTCCGAGAGCCGGCTCTGGTCCCACTCGGCGCCGTTATCTGGGGCAGGAATCTCTCCTCCGCTCCGCTCCACGCCGCTCTGCCGGCgactccctcccgctccctccttTTTATAGATCGGCTTcacgcaaaaaaaaaacaaatctgtcAAAAGGTGCTGGATCAGAGTGACGTCAGGACCAGGTCTGAAATAACACAGGACATTTCGTGAAAGATCAGAGTAACacctgggagaggggaggggagatagaCAGGGTGGGATGACCAACACCGGCAGGGTGTTAGtgtagggggagaggggaggggagagatagacAGGGTGGGATGACCAACACCGGCAGGGTGTTagtagggggagaggggaggggagagatagacAGGGTGGGATGACCAACACCGGcagggtgttagtggggggagaggggaggggagatagaCAGGGTGGGATGACCAACACCGGcagggtgttagtggggggagaggggaggggagatagaCAGGGTGGGATGACCAACACCGGCAGGGTGTTagtagggggagaggggaggggagatagaCAGGGTGGGATGTACAACACCGGCAGGGTGTTAGtgtagggggagaggggaggggagatagaCAGGGTGGGATGATCAACACCGACAGGGTGTTAGtgtagggggagaggggaggggagatagaCAGGGTGGGATGTACAACACCGGCAGGGTGTTAGTGGGGGGCCAAGGGGAGGGGAGATAGACAGGGTGGGATGATCAACAccgacagggtgttagtggggggagaggagaggggagatagacaGGGTGTTAGtgtagggggagaggggaggggagatagaCAGGGTGGGATGTACAACACCGGCAGGGTGTTAGTGGGGGGCCAAGGGGAGGGGAGATAGACAGGGTGGGATGACCAACACCGGCAGGGTGTTAGTGGAAGGGCGTCTACGGAACACTGGGGCGGTAAAGCCCAGCACTGGGATTATATACTTCAGCAAGTTTTACACAGCAGCCAAGTAAAGGAAGATAAAACTCATTACAAGGCAAGGGCTAAGACTTTATTTAATATCCTAATCATTTATCTTTGTGGGATAAAATCCTTGGGATTGAGGAATTAAAAAACAACACAGGTGCAAGAACCCGATAGAAAAACAAACGGAAGTAATAGCACAAACAACAAACTTCCAGGAAAATCCCTTTCGGATTTATTTCTGACGGTGACAGTCACTGATTTCGTTCTGAATATCACAGCTTTATCTGGATAGGACTGCAAACCGCGCCGGAGATGAACCTTCATTTCATATGTGATGACTGAACTTCAATTTGCAGCATTTAGTACAAACTTTACATCTCTGTTAAAAACACGGTAAACTATACTGAACACTGTTATAACAGAGCAGCATTGAATTAGGGTGTCTATATCCCAGATGAAGTAAATACATCTAAAAAGCTTACCTTATCCCTTTAAACCATGCATACCGCCTGATGCTTCACACATACGAATGATGTGGTGGTTGGTCCTTAAAATCAATTAGCCGGACTGTTTAAAATATGCTCAAACGCCCTTGAGTTGTTGCTAGGAAGGATCACGGTGTTGCTGTAGTTTTCATTTTGGGCGTTAGATAGCGCAGTTCAGACCGCGGCATCTCCAGCTCGCCCCTTCCTGAAATAACAACCTGTGGCCAACCCCCACATCCCCAAACGATGTATAGTTCAGACACTTGAAACACCTAGCAGTAATTATCATtcagaattaaaattaaaacTGTCAATAGTTTCACACGAGCCTTTAAAACAAACACGCTAAAACTATAAGGAGTGATTTGCAATGTCATGAGAACGGTAGTTACAGTCTAAGTTCCAGTCAAGCAGTACCTTGTTTATATTGCATGGctcggtacaggctcgaggggctgaatggcctactcctgttgcaatGTTCCTAATTGGAATTGGACAATCTTGCACGCgtttatacacactcacagagctATGGTCCTAGCCCTTAAAAATTAAACGTCTTGAGAACATCATGTGGAGTGTGGGCATTCTTAATCGatctctgatatattaaaaatcttataccTGCTTGGACATCCTATCTGCCCAACACGttttcctgttgtcacatttttgtcacactttttgtgtCAACCGTTTGCCATTATAAGTTCCTATGACCACATTTACAATAGGTTTTGCCTATGCGAACTACAAATGTGATTGTGTAACCTTGCCACCATCTCCCACAAATGGTTCAAAATGCTTTCTAAATTTTTTTCATAATTTTTTCTTAGTAACTGAAAATTTTAATGCccaaaataagagtttaaacaaACTGAAAAAATACATATTTACCAATAATATAGTTAAATTTATtcatttaattttcttttgtgtCTTTAAATGTCataattaaagtttttacttgaagacccagcctctctcaaaagcttggatatttttgcccagagctgaacGTGAGTGGAATTTtcattgtgcagtctgagcaaaTGCAATATTCCTAATTTCCACGATGTATCAGTACTGTTCAGTCAGCtgtactgatggaatatttttctttacctTCTAACACTTTCTGCTCAGTAGTTTTtcttcaaatcattttgaaaagCGAGAGAACCCATTTCTAAAACTTTAACgaggtaaaatttatattgtTTTTTGTAAACAGAGAAGCTGTGTATATGACAGTATGTGTGAGACAGAAAAAATGACAGTGTTCTGATTACACAACAGTTGTTTTtattttgtgttctataaactttagAAAGTACATTAACCAAATGTGAGAGACAGATTGGgtcaaaagagagagggaggggtgatagagagatagactgaGGTCAGAGAggagttagtgtgtgtgtctttctttatttaattcaatgacttcaattttcaaaaaacTGTTGTGTTTTGAAGCCAATTTCTTATCTAATCTATTTTTGTTGACAGAAAAATTTAATGCTAATCACTTACATCAGAGAgagattctaatttctaacacattggagacagagacagaggcagagagaaagccacaaatagagataaaggcAAACGGGTAgcttctttcctcattctaatttgactattttaaaaaataaaaataattgaattttgaaagcaaacaaagcctcttTGAGGGAAAAAGATAAGAAAGATGGGTAGGAGGGGGCAGAGGAAGAAAACtggttgatggggggggggggggaagtgggggtgaATAGAGGGTAAAGAGTGGGGGATTAGGATTATGGTTAGGTGACACCAACGCAataagggggaggagagagtacaGGGGTAGCCTAATAGGAAAAAAGTAGGACTATTgatgggagtgagagatggtCGGAAGGGGAATGGTTAGTGGGAAGGTGAGATGTGGGATAGGGACATGATGGAAGTGAGGAAATACGGGAAGCATGAGAAGGGAGCCAATTAAGGGCACATTTCCCCCTGCTAACCAAATCCCAAATCCCAGCCTGCAGCATGGTGGCTCCTTTCCCTGACAAACCATGAGATACCACCTACTGCCTCCCATCTGAAaggaaagaagagaaagagaaagaaagtagaAATAAACAGTATGAAGACATCACAGACAGGTAAGAGAGTATCCATATTCTACAACTTactgtgtgcaatgccatgggagatcaactagtaacaGCAAAAAATCTTAAGTTTGCACACACTTCCTGTATaccaaaccttacttcctgttatcATGTTTTTGTGAATTTTTAACATTGTaagttcctatgtccacatttaaattggaaactgcctatgtaaacttgtaatGCTGTAATTAAACTCGTTTGCTCATGGTGGCACTGTACACATTAGTTTTGCATCTCTTAACTCCTCAGCCTCTACTGCAGAGAAACTtttatgctccaaccaactctacatcTCTGCTTCCCGTCTGTTTTGTAGTGTTTGCTGACTTTGAGCTCCAATACCTACCTAAAATGACCTCTTCATGGATGCAAGGGTAAATTTGTCTTTGTTAGGGCTCAGCAGTGTTGTACCCCCACAAAGCAACTAGTTTGCGATCAAGCAGTTAGTATGCAGGCACAAAGGGGCACAAACTTGTGTTCCACCACCCTATGGCACTGGGCATTAGCACTCTACACATCACATCATCCCTTTGTAACAAATAATAATCATGTTGATGTAGTCCTAACCTTTGGCTCAAACATGCTGCACCCAGAAGACTGCAATTATCCATCAAAACTACCCAAGGTTATTAACtttcagagagcacagtgaggacCATTGGCAGGAGAACAGTTGACAAAATACATTCAAGAGTTCTGAAAGACAGCGTTACTCCAGATTGCCCTACTGCAGTGGTTGCATTATGCAATCATTGTGCATTCTAAAAAAGACAACTCAGGATTTGATGTTTCATTGGCATGAGAAAATTATTAAAAATGATATAATCATAGAGATTATACAAAAaatgctttttttatatataatcttAATGAGTAGAATCTAGGAGCCAGGCTGTTTATTATACAGCAGAAATAgctcaaaaaataaataaaactgaaAAAATCTTGCTGCTCATGAACGATTGCTAATCTTGTTACATGATATATGGATTGATACATTTGAGTTTGGGGATGTGGAAACAATGTCTGGCACAGTTTCAATTCTGCATCACCATAAAGGTGAAGAATAACACTGCTGGTAAGTTCTGAATGTTAACAATAGTGGCAATAGCACTAGCTGTGCAGTCCCAATAGCAATAACACTTGACAGAGTACTATGTTAAACCATTGACAATTACAGCTACATATCGGTGCCAAAAATAATAAAAGAAGACCTTAACGTGCAATgggtgtcactagcaaggccagcatttattgctcatccctaattgcgctgagaaggtggtggtgggccttttacTCGTACCGCTGCAGTTGTGTGGTTAAAGTGCTCCCacgatgctgttaggtagggtgttccaggattttggctcagcaatgatgaaggaacaacgatatatatCCAAATCAGGATTGTGCGTGACTTGGAGAGGTACTtcgaggtggtgttgttccatgcACCTgccactcttgtccttctaggcagtggaggtcatgggtttgggaggtgctgccgaagaagccttggatgcAGCGCATCCAGtatatggtacacactgcagccatggtacgtcagtggtggaaagcttggATGTTTAGGCTATTGAATGAAGTACCAATCAaggggactgctttgtcctggatggtgtcaagcatcttgactattgttggagctgcattcacccaggcaagtggagagcattccatcacactcttgatttgtgcattgtaggtggtggaaaggctttgaagagttaggagatgagtcactcggtgcagaatatccagcctctgacctgctttagtAGCCATAGCAATTATGTGTCTGGtagagttgagtttctggtcaatggtgacctccaggatgttgatggtgagggctcaacaatggtaatgccactgaatgtcaagggaggtggttaagctctctcttattggagatggtcattgcctggcacttgagtggtgcgaatattacttgccacttatcagcccaagcctggatgttgtccaggtcttgctgcatgcaggcatggactgcttcatttcagagtaattgcgaatggagctgaacactttgCATTAATCAGCGAACAGCATCACCTCTGACCTTACACTGAAGGGAAGGACACTGATGACGCAGCTGAAGATAATTGTGCCTGGGATGctaccctgagaaactcctggagcaatgtcctggggctgagatgattggcctccaacaatcacagcttacttcctttgtgctaggtatgactccagccactggagagtttcccctctGATCCCCATTAACCTCAGTTTGACTGAGGCTTCTTCACGCTACActcagttgaatgctgccttgatgtcaagagcagtcactctcacctcatttcTGGAATTCCGCTTGTGCCCATGTTTGGGCCAATGCTGTGACGTGGTCTGGATGCCAAGTGGTCTTGAtgaaacctaaactgagcatcggtgagcaggttattggtgagtaagtgctactTGATCACACCATTGACAACtcacttgctgatgattgagagtagactgatggggcgataactgTCTGGGTTGGAttgatcctgctttttgtggacaggccatacctgggcaattttccacattgtcaggtagatgccagtgttgtagctgaactggaacagtttggcaagTGGCATGgttggttctggagcacaggtcttcagcacataGCCAAGATGTTGTCGAGGGCCATAGCCTTATTtgtgtccagtgcattcagctatttcttgatgtcacgtggagtgaatcaaattggctgaagactggcatctgtgatggtggcgaCCTCAGGTATTTTCCCTGAGAATAGGaagacaagaaagaaagaaataaaagaaaagaaaggaagaaagaagttgcatttatatagcatctttcacgacctcaggacatcccaaagcatttcacagccaattaagtactttttgaagtgcagtcactgttgtaatggagggaaacaCAGCAGTTATATtgcgcactgcaagatcccactaacaacaatgaaataaatgaccaattaaactgttatcgtggtgttggttgaggaacaaatattgataaggacactgggagaaccctcctgctcttcttccaatagtgccatggtacttttatgtccacctgagagggcggatccaggcttaatgtctcacctgaaagacggcacccctgacggtgtagcactccctcagtactgcactgaattgtcagactggattatgtgctcatgtccctggagtgggacttgaatgaaGCATTGTTTAGGTTCACAAAGTTTTGTCATTTAAAATAATCAGGATTGGACACGTAAGGCAGTATTTCTGGAAGATGTGTTTAAGAATGCATGCGTGCTATGTGAAAGCTACAATGTGGAATGAGTTCTGAAAGGATTAAAGGAAAGTTGTTTTTATGACGATCCTTAGTATCAAGATAGTAATTCTAAGAGGAGTGTCAGTAGGTCAGGAGCTGTTTGAATGAATGTGTACTAAAGGTGATGGAAACCCTTCCGAGATCACAGCTAAAAGAATAGCagaaaaaagcaaaaaaactgcaggtgctggaaattcaaaacaaaaacagaaaatgcaggaatcacacaacaggtcagtcagcatcagacaagttaacatttcaggtattgACCCTTCATATAGGGGATGCTGATTGGCTGGAAGTAGATTACAATGCAATAATCCAAACTGGAAGAGCAAAACCCTGAGAATGAACTTCCATCACTGATCCAATTTTATTTCTGCAGTTTGTGAACTGTTTTCTTCAACCTATCCTGctgccactgcttttttttttgttgctgctaTAGAATGATGGGAACAATGACACTGGGCCACATAGAAGCGCTCATTCTTTTGGATGGTGGATCACAAAGAATTCATTGTCTTCCGTATATACAGGATAtgatgaatatttttaaatgggttTGCAATTAGTCTTATTGTTTTTGATACTAAACCTCATTCCCATCATCTCCATGGCATTGATAGTTTTGTGTAAGATCCAGGTGCACACATAGAGTTTTGCTATACCTAGAAGTTGGGCATAGATAATGAAATCCCCTGTGTGCACAAACTGAGAAAGAAAACTCAGGTGCACTGTAGTTTAGGGGTAATTATATTGCACTTTATTATTCATCGATTTGGTTCTTTTACCTTTATCtcctcccagggccacttccttccaACCAGGAAAGCAGGACAATTCAAGCCTTGACATCACAcccactattattactgcccTGTGATCAGCTATCAGGAGCTGAAGGCATTCTTTCTACAACATTAATTGTCCCACCTAAGCAACAAAACCGAATCGGTAACAAATTTACTCAAAATAGTAGCAGGTTTGCTTCAAGGGTGATGCAAGATTGAAACTTGCGACCATGGTTGATACACATATATCTTATTACTGATGCCGTACGGTCGGGTCACTCAATGGTGATTGGCAATTTAGGCACGTTAAAGTGCTTCTTAGTGGCATGGGCAAGTTATTTTTATCAGACCCTAAGACCAAACAAAGGCTGCAAGGATTTATGTAAGGATTTACAGTCACAATTGGCTTCTACTGGAATCTCATTATCACAATAGCTGTAAAGCTCCACAGAAGGCTATTAATCCCAGTTTATTAGT
The Heptranchias perlo isolate sHepPer1 chromosome 14, sHepPer1.hap1, whole genome shotgun sequence genome window above contains:
- the LOC137332537 gene encoding alpha-1B adrenergic receptor-like isoform X2 yields the protein MMVNMNFVHPDGGLGDNRSSPYPLFYDENLTANISNGTFQNRTSPPLNATKGAVLGLVLGLFILFALVGNILVILSVAFNRHLQTTTNYFIINLAIADLLLSTTVLPFSATLEILGYWIFGRIFCDIWAAVDVLCCTASIMSLCAISIDRYIGVRYSLRYPSIVTEKKAVLVVVGVWVLSIVISIGPLLGWKQPAPPDERDCQITEEPGYALFSSLGSFYIPLTVILVMYFRVYIVAKRTTKNLEAGVMKETSDSRELTLRIHCRNIQDESLVVPKSKGHHIRSSLSVRLLKFSREKKAAKTLGIVMGMFILCWLPFFIALPLVFLPSSSEGTDLRRGMML
- the LOC137332537 gene encoding alpha-1A adrenergic receptor-like isoform X1 gives rise to the protein MMVNMNFVHPDGGLGDNRSSPYPLFYDENLTANISNGTFQNRTSPPLNATKGAVLGLVLGLFILFALVGNILVILSVAFNRHLQTTTNYFIINLAIADLLLSTTVLPFSATLEILGYWIFGRIFCDIWAAVDVLCCTASIMSLCAISIDRYIGVRYSLRYPSIVTEKKAVLVVVGVWVLSIVISIGPLLGWKQPAPPDERDCQITEEPGYALFSSLGSFYIPLTVILVMYFRVYIVAKRTTKNLEAGVMKETSDSRELTLRIHCRNIQDESLVVPKSKGHHIRSSLSVRLLKFSREKKAAKTLGIVMGMFILCWLPFFIALPLGSFFPSLRPTETVFKVIFWLGYSNSCLNPIIYSCSSKEFKRAFIRILKCQCHRRKRPVWRVYNYNWKINSLDQQRKDSVDGGSVIFNGKDRRSSLSPNPCSSDSRSQSMEMCRLQGWRQFPSFRRSSFQANGPKEKCEFPRKIINGGCGICTSSTIRTKRTTTFGRQATSEEFQQNVHIKTTHNVPETNI